The nucleotide sequence TCATTtttcttgctttgtttcttcttttcttaagaACAAGTTTATTTTCTTGCGTGACAAGAAATCATGTCCGAAATAGATGATAGTTCATCATCTTTGAAGCAGGCTCCTGCAGTGCAGCGACCTACTACGAAGACGGTGTCTCCCTACACTTTGTCCAGCTCGGATAATCCTAGAGCTATGATCACCTCCGTCGTGTTGACTGGTGACAATTACAATGAATGGTCCACTGAGATGTTTAACGCTCTTCAGGCTAAGCGTAAAACGGGGTTTATCAATGGTACCATACCAAAACCATTGAGCACTGATGTCAATTTTGAAAATTGGCAAACGGTTAACTCTATGATTGTGGGTTGGATTCGTACTTCGATTGAGTCCAAAGTCAAATCCACTGTTACTTTTGTCTCCAATGCTCACCAGTTGTGGGTGGATTTTAAGCAGCGTTTCTCAGTGGGAAACAAGGTCCGTGTTCATCAACTCAGAGCTCAACTTTTGCGGCGTGTCGGCAAGATGGGCCGTCGGTTCTTGATTACTACGGCAGGTTGTGTAATATGTGGGAAGAGTTTCAGAATTATAAGCCAATCACTGTTTGTACTTGTGTCCTTTGTACCTGTGGTGCGACCGGTCAGCCTGCAagggaaagagaagaggagaacaTTCATCAATTTGTTTATGGTCTTGATGATTCTCGGTTTGGTGGGTTGTGTACCAATCTTGTTGCCATGgatcctcttccttctcttggagAAATTTGTTCTCAGGTTATACAAGAAGAACAGAGACTTGCGTCGGTGCGTACGCGTGAGCACCAACAAGAAGCTGTTGGCTTTCTGACTCGCCGTGAGCAAGCTCCGGAGGTAACTGCATATTTGGGACGAACAGACACTTCTGGTGGTGGTCACAGTGTGACTTTTGCTCCGCGTTGTTCGATACTCTGTTCTCATTGTGGGAGAAGTGGTCATTCAAAAAGTGATTGTTGGCAAATCGTTGGATTTCATGATTGGTGGACTGAGGGATCAGAGAAATCACAACAAAAGACTGGTGGTCGGGGCCGTGGTGGACGCGGTTctggtttctcttcttctggaCGAGGGAGAGGATAATCTGTGGTTGCTCATGCAACTAGTGCGAATGCATCAGTGTTTCCTGAGTTCACACCCGAACAATTGAGAGTTCTCCAACAGATGGTTTCAGAAAAATTGAGTTCTAGTAGTGATGATTGACTTTCTGGTAAGAAGGATCTTGGTGATGTTATTCTTGACACTGGGGCCTCTCATCATATGACAGGAAATCTTTCCCTATTAATCAACCTTAAGAACATTTCCCCATGTTCTGTAGGCTTTGCCAATGGTAGTAAAACATTTGCTTTGAGTGTGGGAGTGTTTCCCTTGACAGAGAAAGTGTCTTTGGACAATGTTCTCTATGTGCCAGCTCTAAACTGCACTTTAATATCTGTCTCCAAGATTTTTAAGCAAACCAAGTGTGTTGCTATGTTTGCTGATACTTTGTGTGTGTTGCATGACCGTTTTTTGAGGACTCGGATTGGAAGAGGAGAATAGCGTGATGGTGTTTACTATTTTAAGGATGTTGAGTCTGCGAGAATACACAGTGTGACCGTCGGTTCCGATCAAGTGTTGTGGCATCAAAGACTAGGGCATCCATCTTTCTCTATGCTTTCTTCTTTACCGTTGTTTTCTGGTTCCTCGAAATCTCCTGGCTCTCACTCTTGTGACATTTGTTTACAAGCCAAGCAGACTAGAGAATTGTTTCCTGACAGTTTTAATAAAGCCGAcgattgtttttctttaatacatTGCGATGTTTGGGGTCCTTATCGAGTTCCTTCTTCTTGTGGAGCTGTTTATTTTTTGACTATTGTTGATGACTATTCTCGTGCGGTCAGGACTTATCTTTTGCTTGCTAAGTCTGAAGTCCGTAATGTGTTAACAACTTTATCACATACGCTGAAAAACAGTTTGGAAAATCCGTTAAGACGGTTCGCAGTGACAATGGAACAGAGTTTACTTGTCTCTCCCCTTATTTTCATCAATGTGGAatcattcatcaaacatcttGTATAGggactccacaacaaaatggtcgAGTTGAGAGAAAACATCGACATCTTGAATGTCTCACAAGCTTTATTGTTTCAGGCTAGTTTGCCTATTCGTTTTTGGGGAGAAGCCGTTCTTACATCTGCTTATGTTATTAGTCAAACTCCTTCATCTGTGCACAACGGCTTGTCTCCGTATGAGGTTCTTCATGGTTGTAAACCATCATATGATTCGTTACGTGTTTTTGGTTCTGCTTGTTACACACATTCTATGCAGAGAGACAAGGATAAATTTGCTCCTCGTAGTCGGTTTTGTGTATTTGTCGGCTATCCATTTGGGCAGAAAGGTTGGAAGGTGTTTGATGTTGAGAAGAACAAAATTTGTGTGTCAAGAGACGTTATTTTTCGTGAGGATGTGTTCCCTTTTGCAAATCGCGAAAATTTTGCTCTCTCTCCGCCATCTTCTCCGTCTGTTGCTGTTGTTACTGATGATGACTGGGTGATGCCTTCGTCGGTCAGGGGGAGTTCGGACTTGGTCTTACCTGTTGATCCTGTTGTCTCTCCTCCGCCAAGTCCTATGCTTGTTACGGAGGTTGCTGATCCTCCGCTTTTACCTCCTTCCCCTGTTACGTCTGACACACCATCCTCTGTTCCGAACTCATCTCCGGTTTCACCTTCCCCTATTTTCGTGGACAAGCAGGTTGTTGATACATCGTCATCTGTAGTTGCGGACTCATTGGTACCTTCTTCTCCGGGTCGTCGTTCCCCTGATCATGTTCCCTCTACCGAGGCGGAGGTGTTGTCACCTGTTGTTGTAACTTCGGTTGATCCTCCTCCTTTAGGTCAACGACATCGTCAAGCTCCTGGTTGGCTTCGCGACTATGTCACATATAATGCTGTCTCTGCTCCTGAAACCCATCACGCTCTCCCTGACTCCACATCCCTGGTCTCGTCTTCGGTTCAAGGTAACTCTCTCTATCCTTTGACAAATTACATCTCTGATGATGCTTTTTCTCTAGGGCACCATGTTTTCTTAGTTGCGATTACTGCTCATGTTGAGCCACGACACTTTAAGGAGGCCATTCGCCTCAAAGTTTGGAATGATGCCATGCGCAAAGAGGTTGATGCTCTCGATGTTACAGGGACGATTGAGATTTGTGATTTACCGCCTAATAAGATTGCTATTGGTAGTCAATGGGTTTACAAGACTAAGTATAACGCTGATGGTTCCATTGAGCGTTATAAGGCCCGTTTTATCGCACTTGGTAATAATCAAAAGGAGGGTGttgattttaatgagatttttGTTCCAGTGGTGAAAATGACTACTGTTCGTTCTGTTCTTCGTCTTGTTGCTGCTAAGAAGTGGGAAGTTTTTCAAATGGATGTCAATAATGCTTTTCTGCATGGTGACTTGGATGAGGAAGTTTATATGCAACTTCCACCTGGGTTTCGTGCTTCTCATTCGAGCAAAGTTTGCCGTCTCCGGAAGTCTATCTATGGCCTTAAACAAGCTCCCGTTGTTGGTTTAAGAAGTTGTCTGACTctgctctgttttggttttgttcagtCCTATGAGGATTACTCTTTGTTTGCTTACACTAAAGTTGGTATTGATCTCCGTGTCttagtttatgttgatgatctgatTATTTGTGGCAACGATGGATACATGATTCAGAAGTTTAAGGATTCTTTGTCTAAATGCTTCTCTATGAAAGATTTGGGCAAACTCAAATACTTTCTTGGCCTAGAAGTCAGCATAGGTCCCGAaggtatttttctttctcagcgTAAGTATGCGTTAGACATTATTTCGGATTGTGGTCTTCTTGGTGCTCAGCCTGCTCCTACGCCTCTTGAGCAGAATCACCAGCTTGCGAAAGACACAAGTCCTCTTTTATCTGATCCTAAGCCATATCGTCGACTTGTAGGTCGTTTGATATATCTCACTCATACGCATCCCGAGCTTAGTTATTCCATTCATATTTTGTCTCAGTTTATGAAGTCTCCTCGTGAAGCTCATTGGACGGCAGCTCTTCCtgtggtttgtttttttgaaaggCACTCCTGGTCAAGGAATATTTCTTTCGTTGGATCCGGATCTCCCTTTGAGTGTCTACTGCGATTCGGATTATGCAGGTTGTCCTTTGACAAGACGTTCTCTTACGcgtttgttgttcttcttggtGGTTCTTCGATTTCTTGGCaaactaagaaacaaaatacGGTCTCTCACTCGTCTGCTGAGGCCGAGTATCGGTCTATGTCTACTGCTTTACGAGAGATTCAGTGGTTGCGGCGTTTGTTAAGAGAATTGGGTATTGATCAGTCGGAGCCTACTCGTTTCTTCTGCGACAGCAAAGCTGCTATTCATATTGCTGCCAATCCAGTGTTTCATGAACGTACTAAACACATAGAAAAAGATTGTCATGCGGTTCGTGATGTGGTTCGTGATGGGATCATTTCTACCAAACATATTACTACGAATGtttaaattgcaaatatatTAACAAAGGCGCTTGGTCGAGCACAGTTTGATTACTTATTGTCCAAGTTAGGTGTGCAAAATCTCCACActccaacttgagggggagtattggaGTTATAGTTTGGGCTTTGTGTTATGGGCTTGTGTCGTATTGTTTACGTCAATGACAATGTATGTTAACTTAGAAACCCTAGTGTCGATCATGTATAAATATTATTGTAATGTTTGTGGATAAAGCAAGTCAGTTCAATATCTAATTCTACATGAGACATGGaggaaatattaaaattatgtgaCTTACCATGTTAACTAAACTGATAAAACTCTGTGTCAGATTCTTGTTAGTGATGAAGATTTTCAAATAGCTAACTGACTTATAAATGCCTATAATATCAAGACGTAATTGTCATGATGGCAGTGTAAATTTTAGTCATCGTATCTAGGTATCCCTTTTCCAGAtgctatgaaaaaaaaaaaactaaattggtCCAACTAAATGGGAAACCATGAACTGCACAACTTTATGCAGACGTCATAGTTTAGGctataaaagtataaataataaacttataattaatatcCGGATCGGAATATGAACTTATTATTGTAATTCCAAAATGGATAAAAGAAGCAACTTTTGTATCTTAAGTGTATATGAGAActtctgaattattttttccaaCAAATATATTCAAAGTGGCTCTTTGGTCGTTCTTAAAGACATTGAACAATTATGTAAActaaaattaggaaaataaaatatggatTGGTCCGATTAGAGTAGCCGCGGGTCCACTATCTTGTTCCGACTCAAGTATGTAGTTTTCGTTATcactttcgtcttcttcttttcgtatgaaataaaaaaatcgtTCAAGTTACACTAAAAAGTTCTTTTGTCCTACGCATTGTGACGTGGAACAGTATTTTAAAACTCAATATCACAGTAATATATGACTGGGAAAGTTACAATTTGAGGTGTAAAAGTTGCACACATTAAAATATCTAGCTATAGCATTGGTACGCTAAGAAACAATGGTAAATTCATTtgatacaaaatattacacTTACATACACGTAAGTATAATCTATAGAAACATTGGTTGTGTTGTAAATTGCATTGACATACTAGTATATGTGAAGATTGAAATGATAAACCTatcattgaaaataaaattaatggttagtcaacaagaagaacaaaactttgaaaGATATAAGGAAATGAGTTGTCAATTGCTTGTGCCTAAGTGTGAACATGTAAATAACCTATTGAGTCTAGGTGGGTCCAATTActttggaattttattttatagaacACTTCAGACAAGTTATGTCTTAATCACTTTATCGGTCTCCCatagttttgttaaaaataaaagccACATTCtaacaaacttttataattccaatttacatttatatagaaACTCAATGTTCTACCAACTTCGTGCTATAAATATTCAGCACTCCATAACGATTCAACACTCTACCACCCTCTTCTAATTTCTACAATTACTCTCTTCATCAGTCGCTAAACACTCgttgttaagaaaaaataattccTTAATCACTTTTGAAGCTTTCACaccaatatatatttactttcttaTTACATCTCTtacttttaaagatttttggttactttatttttttttaattatacgaaacaatttgttttctttcagacAATGTTCTTGTCACACAAAAAATACAATCTACTTGACTtgcaaaacaacaaatcaagcgTTGAgaaaagtttctatttttggattttccAAATATTAACTGTTGTAGCTTCGTGACTAAAAAAGAAATATCGATTTCttgttcaaaaataaataaattttgatttcaatatttttaacttttatttggtgTAGCAAGTCATCGTATAGTGAGTTTATTACTGCAAATGGGAAGTTCATGTTTACCTCCAGGATTCCGGTTTCATCCTACTGATGAAGAACTCATCGAATACTACTTGAAAAGAAAAGTCGAAGGTCTCGAGATCGAGCTTGAAGTCATTCCCGTTATCGATCTTTATAGTTTCGATCCTTGGGAGTTACcaggtaataatatatattaacttcCGAAAATATACATACTTTAGTTTTCTGgtaacttttcaaaattttaatattttgttgtcATTGTTACTTTTTAGACAAGTCATTTCTCCCAAACCGGGACATGGAGTGGTTCTTCTTCTGTTCAAGGGACAAAAAATATCCTAATGGTTTCCGTACAAACCGAGGAACAAAAGCTGGTTATTGGAAAGCAACCGGAAAAGATCGGAAAATTACTTCTCGTTCATCTTCTATAATTGGCTATAGAAAAACTCTAGTCTTCTATAAAGGGCGTGCCCCGTTAGGCGATAGAACCAATTGGATCATGCATGAATATCGACTCTGCGATGATGATTCATCACAAGGACCACCACATTTCAAGGTAAAGagacttgatatatatatatttttttttcatttggtaAAAGAATATTAAGAACTGAACGTGTTTAATTCTAGGGAGCTTATGTGCTATGTCGTGTTGCAATGAAGACTGAGATCAAAACTAATTCGAAAATCCGAAAAATTCCAAGCGAGCAAACTATTGGATCCGGAGAAAGCTCGGGGTTTTCAAGCCGAGTAACGTCTCCTAGTCGCGATGAAACAATGCCATTTCACTCATTTGCCAATCCTGTATCTACTGAAACGGACTCCTCCAACATTTGGATTTCACCAGACTTCATTCTTGATTCTTCAAAAGTATGTGTATACATTTATATTGACTAATAGCTAAACCAAAACCGGTTTTGGTTTATCTAATATaggtttgaatatttttttttgtgtgtaggaCTATCCTCAAATCCAAGAGGTTGCATCTCAGTACTTCCAACAAGACTTTGATTTTCCGGTCATTGGTAACCAAAACATGGATTTTCTAGCGAGTACAAGCTTAGATCAGAACATGGATGAATCTATGCAAACCGGTTATTGGACAAACTATGGATACGATCAAACCGGTTTATTCGGTTACTCAGATTTCTCCTAGACGGAGTAATTTGGTCTTTACGACAGAAACGCCTTTTATCGTTTTGAGTCTTGGAACTTGGAAGACTTTTAGCATTGGTCTatggatgattttttttttttttttctaattatggaATTACTATATTATAGAGATTTGATGTAAAATATTTGTCATTAGTATATGAAGCTGTATTTTATATTCCCTATggattcttttaaaaatctcaatAGGATTATGCACTAATTTTCATCTTTATACGATCTCTCATTTTTCTATTACAATGATTAATTGGACCACACTATTATAACATCTTTTGTGACATCATTAaaataaccttttaaaaaaacttttctgGAAGTGATAAGTTGATCACAATGATCCTTTAATTTGTAGAATTATTAACATGAATGATTCTTGTATTTTTCTACCTAAACAATGATCTTGTATTTTTCTACCTAAACAATAAGACAATGTATTTTTTAACAtgaattattaacaaaattcaaataaactaCCTGAACTTTTATTAATGGTGTCAAAATCACCATTGATTAATTTAACTATTAGTCAACTGTCAAAAATAATGACGTAGACGATGATGGTGTATGATTAGAACGCTGACAAGGCATATTATAATTATGGAGATTACTCTtgacaaaattaatattattttcttgaccaaataattttatttgggtaaaattgttttttaaccATCTTTTAAATCATGaaatcaataattttataaatctatTTCATAATTAAGTTcaatgaaaatttataattacagctcttataaattattacatcgattttttaaacaaaataatattatttggataaaacaattacaaaaaaacttttcttaaCATACGAAATCAATGATTTATCAACCTATtgcataattaatttcaaaaacatttcttaatcaaaacacatattcaatgattttttttttcaaccacaCAACCACACATTAACAACCTATtgcataattaatttcaaaaacatttctttATCAAAACacatattcaatgattttttttgtcaacaactttaaTTGATCAGCTTAAATAAGCCAATGTgaaggaacattgtttacatactgcttttgttaataatttctAATAAGTTTGATACCATTtatcaactaattaagaaatattcttttgatttttctttaaaaaatcattgatgtaataactaataagagttgtcattaattttttttttgaaattaattatgcaatatatttaaaaaatcattgattaatttttaaaaaaaaattgaaatttttatgCAAATAACATTCTTTTTTAGTTCAGTGATTATGTCCACAGAGATAATAGACATAATAGTGAGGTATATGGAGAAACTAAATTGGACCATTCAGTATTTTCAATGCAAGTTGATCATGAACACTTTGATCTTGCTTTGAATATGTTTGCTGATATGTTCCATAATTCTGTCTTCGACTTGAAAGTGATTGAAAATGAGTTAATAACTATCAATTCAGTTATTTTAACTCTGTCtaataaattcattttttgacatcatttcattttttctatttttttttaatatttatatcatttgttTTCAGAATCTGAATTACATAAGTACAGATTTGGGTCGTTATGATCAACTTTTTTGCCATACAACTTCAAAAGTTCATCCTTTTCATAGGGTCCGGACGTGGCCTTCGATCTTGTTTGGAGAAGCTATTCAATGATTGTTACATAGCTTCAAACATGGTTCGTATACTAATGAAAATGTCTATGGATTACACATTTGATGTAAAATATTCATTAGTATACGAAGCTGTATTCTATATTCACTATggattcttttaaaaatctcattAGGATTATGCACTACTATCATCTTTATACGATCTGTCATTTCTCTATTACAATGATTAATTGGACCACACTATTATAACATCTTTTGTGACATCGTTAATGTGACATCATTAaaataaccttttaaaaaaaactattctgGAAGTGATAATTTggtaacaattattttttaatttgtagaaaacaaaatttttacaaaaggaaaaatggGGAACCATAAGTATAAAACACCTACAAGCTATATGTAATTTTTGTGtaatatagaagaagaaaaaacaatatgataaaaaaaaatgaatctaaCTATAAAGGagcaaaactgaaaatataggatattaattaattaaatgaagaataatttcccaaaaaatatGCATCTTTTCACTAATTGGATGGGCTTTATACTGTAATTtctttttctagttttgttatttgaatgtaatgtaattttctCAATATGTTAGGGGATTTATAAAAACCTTTGTGAGCATTTAACAACTTGGGTCcatagctcagtggtagagcaaTTGACTGCAGATCAATAGGTCACCGGTTCGAACCCGGTTGGGccctctttcttttccttttttttttcttacaaattttgtttggtttagggCAAAAGGTACCAAGTAAAAAcgtgttcaatttttttttcttaaccaatGTAACTCTTCAATTACCACCTCATGTTACAAAATTCCGAAATAAAAACCCAAATTCAATCGCAAAAGAGAACCGAATCACATAAAAGAACCGAGAGAAACCAAATCAATATCTACCgtaccaaacaaaataaaataaaccgtATCGTAACACGATCAATTTAATCTCCAACCACTAGATCAACCGGTTTCTCAACTCGCACATCCACAGTCTTATCATACTCCTTGAAACAGGCGATTGTACCCAGACCCCAGTTCCTCAACCTCATCAATCACAGTATAAAGCCTGGCTACCATCTCCACGAGAAGCGACGCAAACGCAGCAAACGGTAACGCTTCCGAAAACTCCAAACTCTTCATAACCGCGATTTGCTCAACTGTTTCCTCAGTCTCCTCTTCTCTCCGATCGCCGCCGCCGATTTCTTCACCGATCTCAAGCTAGAGAGTGAAACGACGCTTAATGGAAGCGGAGATACGGTGTCGTTCTGTTCTACAGTCTGTCCCAAAACGCACCCGTTTGAGTTATTATCCTTGTGATACGAAACGATGTCGTTTGAGTTAGTATCGTTGTAATACGAAACGTCGCCGTTTAGATGTTTGTTGGTGATGTCACCGTGGAGATTAGAGCCTAAAAAGAGCTTAGGCTGTGACTTGATTGTAGTGTTGAGATCTTTTAGTGCCGCTTCGAGACTGTCGGAGAGAATCTCCGGCGAGCAATGACGTCGGTCTCGGATGCTTTCGGAGAGTTCAGACAAGACTTTGCAGATTTCTCCGGCTAGTCTAACACAAGGATCTTTGAAGAGGATACGAATAGACCTTGGAGTCttgaaaaaaatgtaacataAACAGAGTCAAATACTAAactacttcctccgtttcaaaatataggatgttttagttaaaacacacatattaagaaaaagttacttttaaacagcttaaccaatcagaaataagactgcataatataaaatatagatttaatctaaaagttgcatagaaaattagaaacatcctatattatgaaacaNAAGAGCTTAGGCTGTGACTTGATTGTAGTGTTGAGATCTTTTAGTGCCGCTTCGAGACTGTCGGAGAGAATCTCTGGCGAGCAATGACGTCTGTCTCGGATGCTTTCGGAGAGCTCAGACAAGACTTTGCAGATTTCTCCGGCTAGTCTAACACAAGGATCTTTGAAGAGGATACGAATAGACCTTGGAGTCttgaaaaaaatgtaacataAACAGAGTCAAATACTAAactacttcctccgtttcaaaatataggatgttttagttaaaacacacatattaagaaaaagttacttttaaacagcttaaccaatcagaaataagactgcataatataaaatatagatttaatctaaaagttgcatagaaaattggaaacatcctatattatgaaacaaaaacacttctctaaacatcctatattatgaaacggagggagtatatgttatataattcatatatgtaataacattttttaaagttaaaagatTTACCTGAATCTCGGTTTGTAAGCAACCGTGAAGAGCAACAACAGTGTAACTAAACTTGCGAAGAACGGATCCAACTTTCATATATTGTTGAGATGGAAACCTATGGCAAAGCCTTGTGTGTCTTAGCTCCCAACTTGCATACATTGCCTATATGTAAATGTCAATATGTAATTTATGCTTACAAAGATTACGATATGTCaatcattaattaatatagtCGGATTCGAAATAAGATTTGATTCAAGATGACATACGAGAGCCTCATCGGCGGATTTAGAATCCAAAACAGTCTTATACCCTTTGTAGATtaattcttcatcatcagattcagaatctgatgtttctttgtctttctccTTGTTCTCAAAATACTCACTCAC is from Camelina sativa cultivar DH55 chromosome 20, Cs, whole genome shotgun sequence and encodes:
- the LOC104771918 gene encoding NAC domain-containing protein 86-like; the protein is MGSSCLPPGFRFHPTDEELIEYYLKRKVEGLEIELEVIPVIDLYSFDPWELPDKSFLPNRDMEWFFFCSRDKKYPNGFRTNRGTKAGYWKATGKDRKITSRSSSIIGYRKTLVFYKGRAPLGDRTNWIMHEYRLCDDDSSQGPPHFKGAYVLCRVAMKTEIKTNSKIRKIPSEQTIGSGESSGFSSRVTSPSRDETMPFHSFANPVSTETDSSNIWISPDFILDSSKDYPQIQEVASQYFQQDFDFPVIGNQNMDFLASTSLDQNMDESMQTGYWTNYGYDQTGLFGYSDFS